One Megalobrama amblycephala isolate DHTTF-2021 linkage group LG15, ASM1881202v1, whole genome shotgun sequence genomic window, GTTaactttaaatttatatttatttgcaaAATGCATACagctattatattatttaaatatactatactataccatttttaataaaatattgattcatATTAAATGATTgttcataatatttattaatgattgatattaaatatttatgtttttttattattatattcatcatcattaatactttttaaaatgatacataTTGCAGGTANCCCGGAGAAGGTCcgtgagagtgattttgtgcccctatgtgatggcaccacaaggcgccgttcacttgcagaacgcaagtttctggagggcgcgtaagtctgaagtagtgagttaAGGTATAGCGGTGCAGAGCCAGCGGtcgttctgtaggcaaacatcagagccttgaattggaTGCGAGCAGCTACTGGCAGCCAGTGCAGACTGACGAAGAGAGGAGTGACGTGCGCTCTCTTCGGTTCGTTGAAGACCAGtcttgctgcagcattctggatcagttgcAGAGGCTTGATagtgcatgctggaaggccagccaagagagcattacagtagtccagtctggatagaacaagagcttggacaagaatttgtgtggaatgttccgataggaagggtctaatcttcctgatgttgtacaaggcaaatctgcaggaccgggTCGTTGCTGCAACATGATCTGTGAAGGTTAGACAATCATCCATCACCACTCCAAGGTTTCTGGCTGTCCTGGAAGGAGTGATGGTTGAAGACCCAAGTTGAACTGAGAGGTTGTGATGAAGTGTTGGGTTTGCACCGATCACAAGCAGTTCCGTTTTTGCAAGGTTGAGTTGGaggtggtggtccttcatccaggCAGAAATGGCTGTCAGGCAGGCTGTGATGCGACCAGCAACCgtcggatcatctggttggaatgagaggtagagttgtgtgtcatcagcataacagtgatagGAGAAACCATGATCCTGAATGACCGATCCTAGTGATGACgtgtagatggagaagagaagttGTCCAATCACAGAGCCCTGAGGTACCCAGTAGCAAGATGATGTGACTTGGACACCTCACCTCTCCAAGATACCCTGAAGGACCTACCTGAGAGGTAAGACTCGAACCACTGGAGCGCAGTTCCACATGAGTGACATGAGTGCCTTCCACCCTTCGACATGAGTGTagacaggaggatctggtggttcactgtgtcaaaggcagcagacagatccagcaagatgagtactgatgattttgaagATGCTTGTGCCAGTCTCAGGGCTACAGTGACCGAGAGCAGGGCAGTCTCAgttgagtggccactcttgaaaccagacTGGTGGTTGTCAAGAAGGTTGTTCTGTGTGAGATAAGTAGACAGTTGGTTGAATAGAACTCTCTCAAATGTCTTGGCAATGAAAGGAAGAAGGGATACTGGTCTGTAGTTTTCTAAAAGTGCTGGATTCAGAGTGGGTTCTTAAGCAGTGGGGTAAtcctagcctgcttaaaagCTGTGGGAAATGTTCCAGTGTGAAGGGAGGAATTGATAATGTGAGTGAGTGCAGATAGAATTGAGGAGGAGATGGCCTGAAGAAGATGAGTGGGGATAGGGTCTAGCGGACAGGTAGTGGGGTGATTGGAAAGAATGAGTTTGGAAACATCTGCCTCAGATAGCATGGAGAAGGAGGGAGAATTTGTGTGTTTTCATTAAGATGTTCTTGTCAGTGTGTGGTGTGGAGAATTGGCTGCTGAtggttgttattttatgtgtgaagAAAGTGGCAAAGTCATCAGCTGTAAGAAACTGATGTGGGAGGGAGGGGAGGAGGgcaaagaagagaagagaaggttTTGAAAAGTGTCCGGGAGTCATTTGAGttgttaattttagtgtgaTAGTAGGAGGTTTTAGCATTGGAGACATTAGtagagaaagaagaaaggaGTGACTGATATAAGCTAAGGTCAGTAGGATTTTTAGATTTGCgccacttcctctctgcagccctgagtcTAGACCGATGCTCACGGAGAACATCAGAGAGCCAGGGGGCAGAGGGGTGGCGCGGGCTGGTCTGGTTAAAAGGGGGCAGAAATCATCTAAGCAAGATGATAGAGTGGTGCAGAGAGTGTCAGTAGCAGTGTTAGTGTCCATTGATGAGAATTGGTTAGCGGGAGGAAGTGTGGATGAGACCGAAGAGGATAGATGAGATGGTGAGAGGGAGCGTAGGTTTCGCCGAAAAGTGACATGTGGTGGAGTGTGTGATGAGTTGGGGGTCAGGTTGAGTGTGAAAGTAATGAGAAAGTGGTCCGAGGTGTGTAGTGGAGTAACCAGTGTATTGTCGGTGGAGCCACAGCGTGTGTAGATGAGGTCCAATTGGTTACCTGATTTGTGGGTAGCTGAGGTAGCCACTCACTTGAGATCAAATGAGGCAAGCAGCGTGTGGAAGTCAGCAGCCTGAGGTTTGTCTAGATGGATGTTTAAGTCACCAAGTACTAGCAGAGGAGTGCCATCCTCAGGGAAGGATGAGAGTAACACATCCAACTCCTCCAAGAAGTTACCTAGCTGACCTGGGGGACGATAAACAACTACAACATGAATTTTAGTAGGGTAGGTGATGGTAATTGCATGTgattcaaatgagccatttttAGAGAGAGATGGCAAAGGATTGAACTTCCATTCATTGGACATAAGCAAACCAGTACCACCACCCCTCCCAGTCTGGCGTGGGTGAGAAAGTGAAATTAGAGGAGAGGGCTGCTGGTGTGGCAGTGTCCTCTGGTTTGATCCATGTCTCAGTCAGAGCCATGAGATGGAGATCTGAATAAGTAGCAATAGCTGTGATGAAGTCTGCTTTGTTGACAGCAGACTGACAATTCCAGAGCCCAATCGAAATAGAAAACAATGTACTAGGTGACATGGGTAAAGAACGCAGGTTGTTATGGTTGCGCTGCCTACAGCGTGTAGCACGCGATTTACGAGTGTTAGTAATAGAGGGAATTTGGAAGCACATATCTAAAACAAGTCAAAAGACAGACAAGAACACACTGTATAAAGAGGaaagaaagaataaaaaaaagaaaagagcaaTACTCAAGTGTCGTGTCGTTGCTCGGTGGAGTCGCTGGTCTTTACACTCTTCGGTCTTCACACGAGGAGGGCTTCACATGAGGGCTGCCGCGTCCGCTGCCGTggtacactatgcacttataccaGCTTATTACAACGTTAGTTAGTTCAGCAGGCCACGCCTTACTGACTCAGAGCGAACGAGAACAAACGCGATTTGCCACGTGACCTCAGTAAACAAGCAGTAAAGCAACTATACAGCACTAAAATCAACTAGAAACGACAGCAAAACACTTACAGTATGCAGATCCTCTTGTAGCGTCGATGATTCTCTCTAATGAATGCTAAATAACAACTGTTTATATACTAAGCTGGCTTTGGCCACGCCTTACTGACTCAGAGCGAACGAGAACAAACGCGATTTGCCACGTGACCTCAGTAAACAAGCAGTAAAGCAACTATACAGCACTAAAATCAACTAGAAACGACAGCAAAACACTTACAGTATGCAGATCCTCTTGTAGCGTCGATAATTTCTCATTCACAAAGACATTTAGGAATGTAATAGTGTATAGACATACTTATTTTATTAACTTAAGTATTGGCAAAATGCTGCAGCTATATTCAATTCAATATTATGTGGTAAACATTCAAGAATGTTAGATGAAACATTTGTACTGTATGATAATTTTagtaaattctttaaaaaaataaatcagttaATTGGTAAATCATGCTCTAATGATTATCAGTGATTGAACAAGCAGTAGTCTTACACTTTAATCAGTGGAGGCAGACGTCAGTTCTGAAAGACAGAAACAGTTCTGTAAACAGAATTTATATTGTTAATAAAGATATCCCTTTCTTTCTCCTTACATCTGTATTTTTAAGTACTGAGTATTAGCAAATAGTATTCTGTATGCATTATAAGGCCTATCAAAGACCAAAGTTAACTTACGAAATTCCTGGTTTGTAACAGTGATTCCTTCAGCAACTCAGTTCAGGAACTTGGAAACAGGAAGATCCACAGTTGTATTTATACTGAGTCAACACCTATTTTTGAATATCATGTGATTTGTAAGAAAACCTCAAACCGTGTCAACAGGTTTCAAACATGCTGTGCACAGAAAAGATAAATAGCTCTGGTAATACAAAATATGACCATCAACAGAGTTAGCTATAgagtattttatgtattttatatgttttataggTTAGGGAATGAGACAACAGACACTCTAAGAAGAAGTGTGTAGAAAAATGACATTATGTGTAACACTCTAGTTTACACATTTTGTGTCAATTTTGCATAAAAATGTGTTGGAAGAATTCAATTGTTTTACACATATTGTGTGTAGATTTAAAATGAACTCAACCTGTGTATTTGTTCAGCAGAGGTGtatagtccaggggtcagaaagtaaaagtcctgccatatcctcgtcggagcccattgactcagtgtcaaaactctagctgcataacatacagataaaatgtcacgcactgtgcaaagcaactattgaaacctgctaattcactggcttgtcatgttgctgaaataatgtactagcaaacGTTATTTATCATTACATATCGATAGAATATTACTTAcatactgtaacgttagttaccgttatattatcttactagctatttattacttatagacagaggtggacattccaggggtcagaaagtaaaagtcctgccatatttttattccacccactgaagcattaatgagataaataagtgattaattgagtgatgattgagcattattgaagacacctgatgataacaagcagaatcaccaaaggagaaaatcacaatttttaagttaccatcatcgaggtcagggtttgttttagttgagctcttgacccttgcctttttagtattagattttgtttgggcagttttaactgcattaaaaccaaacagacaagcaaagttaaaagatgatcaggtggtgttggttatgttttcacttaatcattatttgatctgaatcactgaactcatttagagcccaatctctgagttagatttacattattgattacagcagaactgtgattctacagcacaagatcagctttatcaatacaattttttgtttttgttttttagagttctgatttaaataaaaagcgCTCagttaaacacacagacatcaagaatcatcctgtgaatctcaacagtggtgaccatcataaagcatgttgcagtgcattctgggagccaccaatcaaaattcatccatggctcccatcatgcattgctgcatgaataaattatgagctgaattgttttagtaatttcatttattctcactattaaaattttgctgtttttctgtgacttttagtagcttgttttctaatgttcagagttgatctgttgatcagaatatgttgcttgtcaccgttgttgagattcacaggctgattcttgatgtctgtgtgtgcctaaaagaatttttttttttgtgataaggacaactttttaaaaaaaaaaaaaaaaattctgtattgtataagctgatcttctgcagaatcacagtgctgctgtaatcaataatgtcaatctaactcagagattgggctctaaatgagttcagtgattcagatcaaataatgattaagtgaaaacataaccaacaacacctgatcatcttttaattttgcttgtctggttggttttaatgcagttaaaactgcccaaacaaaatctaatattaaacagtcaaggatcaagagctcaactaaaacaaaccctgacctcgatgatggtaacttaaaaattgtgtcatcaggtgtcttcaataatgctcaatcatcactcaatttatcacttaattatctcattaatgcttcagtggatgagataaaaatatggcaggacttttactttctgacccctggaatcTCCACCTCTGcttatagaaatagtgcaacgtcatatagttacattacatgtattgcaaaatacaaagtcaacgttttctaaaaactccctactgcagctttaaagctAATTTTACTAATTAAAATAATCCTTTTTAATTGTTATTCATGCAGCCTtttaacatgtattaatatttaatattaatacccCCTTTGTGTGGGTCAGAATGAGGGTAGAAAATAATCAAATGTTAACATTATGagtgataataaaataatacaaaatctaTGCCttgacccctttaaataaatgcaaggaAGACAATTTAAGCTATGAAACTTGTAGGATGTTTCAATGGTATAAAgatatcatatattttaaaagctcaaggaaaactCAATGTCATAATTCTCATGACttggatgtacgtcattgcccCCCCATATTTTTCCAGAAGTGATCCGTCAGCTCCAGTTCACTAATTTGGAGCGgttaaggccccggtatacttcatttcccaCATTCCCCTCTGTCTCGTGCACAGTTAAGTGCGCAAGTCTTTctaagatactcctttgccccctGAGCGCGTGATCCTTTCAAAAATACTACTTTGCCTGCTGAGCATGCAAGCcattcaaagatactcctttgcccatgagcgtgcgagcctttcaaagatactcttTTTCCCATGAGCGCACGAGCCATTCAAAGATACTCCTGAAACTCATAACCGACGTGCTGCGAggacaataaaatattagttaGATAGCTTACTCCTAATTTAAAGAACAActtatttaacacaaaatacttctcaattcacaaaaatactatttttctCACTATGGGCCACAAGAGGAAATATTACGAAAATAAATTAGATTCATCTCTCATTGTCTCCAAAAGAATATGTGCCATTATTGCAGCGTCGGATGGCAAAAGCTCAGtcagtttttactttcagtttctgtagtGAATAGGCCTAATTGACTGGAGCTTGAGACTTGAGACATTGTTTGTGTGATATCCACTAGCTCGCCTTCatcatttaaaatggaaatataaaaagaaatctTGCCCCCCTACCTTGAGTACCTTTAAAGGGACATTTTTGTACCTTTTTACTCCAAAAGGTACTAATATCAGAGGTGTAGAGTCCAggttcagaaagtaaaagtcctctTCAGTATTTTGTTCCAGTCACTCGGATTTGCTAataaggagaaaatcacaatttgtATGTCGCCATCATGGAaatcagggtttgctttagtccCAGTCAACATAGCATGATGGGGTccagatgggtgtcacctgggctatctaactggggcccagacatttttgtctatggtttccatggaggccccacatggtttagcccagatgaactgaacactgctcagtgtgcacactacaggctgttaaatgcaacacagaaacatgctggagttaatgagataattaggtgataacaagcagaatcactgaaggacagaggaacaacaagaactacgacttcagccacagccttcgatgaaatcaactgaagataaaagacattaaatcactgaagatctgattaaacatctccacaaacagcattaccaccttcacttattactaaccagactgactttatctCTGTCACAcgctcttattgagaattaccagaggtttagatgttgatgatttgttgagaataagtttggtttgatgtcactgtgatcgaggtcagcgcttacttcagttaggcagtttgactcttgactgTTTTAGTGTTTCTTTGGCTGCTCTTGCTGATTGTTATGGCAAGGaaggcaagaaaaaaaaaagtctaagcCCCAGTTAGAcagcccaggtgacacccatctgggcTCTATCATGCTGTGCTGGCTGGGGTTGGGCTCCTGACCATTGACTTTTTAAATGTAGATTTTGTTTGCCTGCTTTAATTaagttataacagccagacgAGCAAAGACAAAAGATGTTTCAACAAGAAACTTCTCTTTACCAAAAGGAAGTATGGCATACTATTGTGATTGCGATACCACACAAAACCACCAACCACTACAGTTTGTGTGATGCACACTTGCTGATAAAGCCCACATGCAATGTCAATAGTCAGTCAATAGTCAGTTCTGTTCATTGTTATACCAGTCACGCACAAGTGGAATgttgtttttgcttttatttacaATGAAACCTGCAAACCTAACAATGCAAACATGCCACAGAGAAAAAAGTTGGATAGTTACATGAAATACTTTTAGTAAATTATAGGGACAAGTCCTGTGATTACTTTATCTAAAACtactttaaaactattttaattttgttctttatttttgaataataatTCACTCagattttaatatttctaaGAATAGAGAATAGAGTTCAATGACATCTATGACGTTATTTAGTTTATCATTTATTGTCTCCCTTTGGAGAAAGCTGTCTTGGACAATTGAGAGAGCAGGTCAACACACATACCATTAACAACAATTACACAGTTACACAGTTGTGTCCCAAATTACACACTGTGCACTTATGCtttatgtacttatgcactacactgtaaaacctaACAGTGATATGTACTAAATAAATTTGAGTTCATTGCACTCAATGTTAAGGAAAGTTATGTGGACACAATGGCTGAAACAGAACTCAAACTGAATGAGTTGTAGAACATTTCTAGTTCACAGCATGATAATTAgataataattgtataattaagtgatgattgagcagtAGTAATGAacaaggaaagagaaacacaagatctacaactgacttcagccacagccttagattaAATCAACTTCagataaaacacattaaatctctgaagatttcagcagaggaggattaaagaactccacaaacagcattataTCTTCCTATATTACTCCCCAgattgattttatttctgtcagacacaGAGGTGtatagtccaggggtcagaaagtagaaGTCCtgtcatatttttattccacccactgaagcagtgttaaagttaatgagataattaagtgaatAATTCAGtgaaggagaaaaatcacaattttaaggcatcatcatggagatcagtgtttgctttagttgggctcttttatttttcaattattcttcttctccaaaatgaatcgcatttttgagggcctaaaccaggggtctcaaactcaaattggcggggggccgt contains:
- the LOC125247989 gene encoding uncharacterized protein LOC125247989, which encodes MSKGGRHSCHSCGTALQWFESYLSDDPTVAGRITACLTAISAWMKDHHLQLNLAKTELLVIGANPTLHHNLSVQLGSSTITPSRTARNLGVVMDDCLTFTDHVAATTRSCRFALYNIRKIRPFLSEHSTQILVQALVLSRLDYCNALLAGLPACTIKPLQLIQNAAARLVFNEPKRAHVTPLFVSLHWLPVAARIQFKALMFAYRTTAGSAPLYLNSLLQTYAPSRNLRSASERRLVVPSHRGTKSLSRTFSGXPAICYCVCNWLIEPQL